Proteins encoded by one window of Deinococcus radiodurans R1 = ATCC 13939 = DSM 20539:
- a CDS encoding 16S rRNA (uracil(1498)-N(3))-methyltransferase, protein MHRLQVGELAPTMRLGPQETRHLHVLRLRPGERVQVFDGRGGEAVAVLSELDAGHALLHLDPAAAAHSRGAEYPQPVTLAIALLKGDKLADVVRAATELGAARIQLLITAHAEARDIGAQKLVRLRRIAGEAARQSERRIVPDVLEPVPLTKLTWEGQLLTAHPGSQERLTDLLTWDAPLTVLSGPEGGLSTAEVEHLTRQGARLITLGPRILRAETAPLALLGAMAATGV, encoded by the coding sequence ATGCACCGGCTGCAAGTGGGGGAACTCGCCCCCACGATGCGCCTGGGCCCGCAGGAAACCCGGCACCTGCACGTGCTGCGGCTGCGCCCCGGCGAGCGCGTGCAGGTCTTCGACGGACGCGGCGGTGAGGCCGTCGCCGTGCTGAGCGAACTCGACGCGGGGCACGCCTTGCTGCACCTCGACCCCGCAGCCGCCGCCCACTCGCGCGGGGCCGAGTATCCGCAGCCCGTGACCCTCGCCATCGCGCTGCTCAAGGGCGACAAACTCGCCGATGTGGTCCGCGCCGCCACCGAACTCGGCGCGGCCCGCATTCAACTGCTCATCACTGCCCACGCCGAAGCCCGCGACATCGGCGCGCAAAAGCTGGTGCGGCTGCGGCGTATCGCGGGGGAGGCCGCCCGTCAATCCGAGCGCCGCATCGTCCCCGATGTCCTTGAGCCCGTGCCGCTCACCAAACTGACCTGGGAAGGCCAGCTCCTCACCGCCCACCCCGGCAGCCAGGAACGCCTGACCGACCTCCTCACCTGGGACGCGCCGCTGACGGTGCTCAGCGGGCCGGAGGGGGGCCTTTCCACCGCCGAGGTCGAGCATCTGACCCGCCAGGGTGCCCGCCTGATCACCCTGGGGCCACGCATCCTGCGGGCGGAAACAGCGCCGCTGGCGCTCCTGGGGGCGATGGCGGCGACGGGGGTCTGA
- a CDS encoding 50S ribosomal protein L11 methyltransferase, with translation MLVYLLPGSFDTREAHLDLLWEAGATGLEERGPNIRVYFDERTELPAEVADGEWHEEAEQDWQAEFKKNLRPVHAGRVTIVAPWQREEVPAGQLALVIEPGMAFGTGHHATTRMAVEALGELDLSGKRVLDVGTGSGVLAMAAAKLGAAQTLGVDIDPITIPIARDNARDNGLTSGIRFEEGTLGLDEDAEMFGEPYDVLVANLYAELHDLLAGEYAAQLRPGAPLILTGILTSKLPLVRDALDREGFTDVQVRTDSEGAGGEWALVTARRED, from the coding sequence ATGCTCGTTTACCTGCTCCCCGGCTCTTTCGACACCCGCGAAGCCCACCTCGACCTGCTCTGGGAGGCGGGCGCGACAGGGCTGGAGGAGCGCGGCCCGAATATCCGCGTCTATTTCGACGAGCGCACGGAGTTGCCCGCCGAAGTGGCGGACGGCGAGTGGCACGAGGAAGCCGAGCAGGACTGGCAGGCCGAGTTCAAGAAGAATCTCAGGCCCGTTCACGCGGGCCGCGTCACCATCGTGGCGCCCTGGCAACGGGAGGAAGTGCCCGCCGGACAGCTCGCGCTCGTCATCGAACCCGGCATGGCGTTCGGCACCGGCCACCACGCGACCACCCGCATGGCGGTGGAAGCGCTCGGCGAACTCGACCTGAGCGGCAAGCGGGTGCTCGACGTGGGCACCGGCAGCGGCGTGCTGGCGATGGCGGCGGCCAAGCTGGGGGCGGCACAGACGCTGGGCGTGGACATTGACCCCATCACCATCCCGATTGCGCGGGACAATGCGCGGGACAACGGCCTGACCTCCGGCATCCGTTTTGAGGAAGGCACGCTGGGGCTGGACGAGGACGCCGAGATGTTTGGTGAGCCTTACGACGTGCTCGTCGCCAACCTCTACGCCGAGCTGCACGACCTGCTGGCGGGCGAATATGCCGCGCAACTCAGACCGGGCGCGCCGCTGATTCTGACCGGCATCCTGACGAGCAAGCTGCCGCTGGTGCGTGACGCCCTGGACCGCGAGGGCTTTACCGATGTGCAGGTCCGCACCGACAGTGAAGGCGCGGGCGGCGAGTGGGCGCTCGTCACGGCCCGCCGGGAGGACTGA
- the proC gene encoding pyrroline-5-carboxylate reductase has translation MQLAIVGVGKLGLSLLTGVIARGVIAPQDIGIIEANAARAQDIAAQTGVQVITPPQLAQVGRIVVSVQPRVFPEVAPWLAQENAGYISTMAGVSAGTIGRRLGTRRVVRVMPNLAATIGRSQTAITGPREAHEAGDIAFAEQLFGAVGQVYELPEHLFNAFTGMSASGPAYVAVVAEALADGGVRMGLPRPLANELAARLLASTGELLLERAHPGLLKDEVASPGGTTIAGLEELEAAGVRGGVMRAVVAATRRGTELGKDQED, from the coding sequence ATGCAACTTGCCATCGTCGGTGTCGGAAAACTGGGCCTGTCTCTGCTGACCGGGGTCATCGCCCGGGGAGTCATCGCGCCGCAGGACATCGGGATTATCGAGGCCAACGCGGCGCGGGCGCAGGACATCGCCGCGCAGACCGGCGTGCAGGTCATTACGCCGCCGCAGCTCGCGCAGGTCGGGCGCATCGTGGTGAGCGTGCAGCCGCGCGTCTTTCCCGAGGTCGCGCCCTGGCTGGCGCAGGAAAACGCGGGCTACATCTCCACCATGGCCGGGGTCAGCGCCGGCACCATCGGGCGGCGGCTCGGCACCCGGCGCGTGGTACGGGTGATGCCCAACCTCGCCGCCACCATCGGGCGCTCGCAGACCGCCATCACCGGGCCGCGTGAAGCCCACGAAGCGGGTGACATCGCCTTCGCCGAGCAGCTCTTCGGCGCCGTCGGGCAGGTGTACGAGTTGCCTGAGCACCTCTTCAACGCCTTTACCGGCATGAGTGCGTCGGGGCCTGCCTACGTCGCCGTCGTGGCCGAGGCGCTGGCAGACGGCGGCGTGCGGATGGGCTTGCCGCGTCCCCTCGCCAATGAACTCGCCGCGCGGCTGCTGGCGTCCACTGGCGAGCTGCTGCTGGAGCGGGCGCATCCGGGGCTGCTCAAAGACGAGGTGGCGAGTCCCGGGGGCACTACGATTGCCGGGCTAGAGGAGTTGGAAGCGGCGGGCGTGCGCGGCGGCGTGATGAGGGCGGTGGTGGCGGCGACGCGGCGGGGGACGGAGCTGGGGAAGGACCAGGAGGATTGA
- a CDS encoding gamma-glutamyltransferase family protein: protein MTHNPEYPVVRRPAYARRGMVATSQPLAAQAGLSILQAGGNAVDAAVATAAALTVVEPTSNGLGGDAFALVWAGGELHGLNASGAAPAALSLEALPGGEMPKYGWTPVTVPGAVRGWTDLHGRFGRLDFAQVLAPAIRYAREGYPLSPVLAANWARAIRSYWALNLPIFEDWFRTFAPDGFTPRPGALWRSEGHARTLELIAQTGGAAFYEGELAGQIDAHAQATGGLLRGSDLAAHRSEWVKPIHTDWLGHRVYEIPPNGQGIAALVALNVLGAERLPELRDDPAGLHLQIEAMKRGFHDAHSYVADPRHVPVDVEGLLSAANAERHRALLGEQAHDPATHAPSTGGTVYLAAADDEGGMVSMIQSNYMGFGSGVVVPGTGIALHNRGHNFHTDPAHPNALAPGKRPYHTIIPGFLGRADGTPVGPFGVMGGFMQPQGQLQVVVNTVRYGMNPQQALDAPRWQWLQGRTVEVEPALGDQLARALVARGHDVRVQLDPGSFGRGQMIRRDPDTGVLEGGTESRTDGHIALW from the coding sequence ATGACCCACAACCCGGAGTATCCCGTCGTTCGCCGTCCGGCCTATGCTCGGCGCGGCATGGTGGCGACCAGTCAGCCGCTCGCGGCGCAGGCGGGCCTGAGCATTCTGCAAGCGGGCGGCAACGCGGTGGACGCGGCGGTGGCGACGGCGGCGGCCCTGACGGTGGTAGAGCCGACCAGCAACGGCCTCGGCGGCGACGCCTTTGCGCTGGTGTGGGCGGGCGGCGAGCTGCACGGACTGAACGCCAGCGGCGCGGCCCCGGCGGCCCTGAGCCTGGAGGCACTGCCCGGCGGCGAAATGCCCAAATATGGCTGGACCCCGGTCACGGTGCCCGGCGCGGTGCGCGGTTGGACCGACCTGCACGGGCGCTTCGGGCGGCTGGACTTCGCGCAGGTGCTCGCCCCGGCGATTCGCTACGCCCGCGAAGGCTACCCGCTCTCGCCGGTGCTGGCGGCGAACTGGGCGCGGGCCATTCGCAGCTACTGGGCGCTGAACCTGCCCATTTTTGAGGACTGGTTCCGCACCTTTGCCCCGGACGGCTTCACCCCCCGGCCCGGCGCCCTGTGGCGCAGCGAGGGGCATGCCCGCACCCTGGAGCTCATCGCGCAAACGGGCGGCGCGGCCTTTTACGAAGGCGAACTCGCCGGGCAGATAGACGCCCACGCGCAGGCGACCGGTGGCCTGCTGCGCGGCAGCGACCTCGCGGCGCACCGGTCGGAGTGGGTCAAACCCATTCACACCGACTGGCTGGGGCACCGCGTCTACGAGATTCCGCCGAACGGCCAGGGCATCGCCGCGCTGGTGGCACTCAATGTGCTTGGCGCCGAGCGCCTGCCTGAGCTCCGCGACGACCCTGCCGGCCTGCACCTGCAAATCGAGGCGATGAAACGCGGCTTCCACGACGCCCACAGCTACGTGGCCGACCCGCGCCATGTGCCGGTGGACGTGGAGGGGCTGCTCAGCGCCGCCAATGCCGAGCGCCACCGTGCCTTGCTGGGCGAGCAGGCCCACGACCCCGCCACCCACGCGCCGAGCACCGGCGGCACCGTCTACCTCGCGGCGGCGGACGACGAGGGCGGCATGGTCAGCATGATTCAGAGCAACTACATGGGCTTCGGCTCCGGCGTGGTCGTGCCCGGCACCGGCATCGCGCTGCACAACCGCGGCCACAACTTCCACACCGACCCCGCCCACCCCAACGCCCTGGCGCCCGGCAAGCGGCCCTACCACACCATCATCCCCGGCTTTCTGGGCCGCGCGGACGGCACGCCTGTCGGCCCGTTCGGCGTCATGGGCGGCTTTATGCAGCCGCAGGGCCAGCTCCAAGTCGTCGTCAACACCGTGCGCTACGGCATGAACCCGCAGCAGGCGCTCGACGCCCCGCGCTGGCAGTGGCTCCAGGGCCGCACGGTGGAAGTGGAACCCGCCCTGGGCGACCAACTCGCCCGCGCTCTCGTCGCCCGCGGCCACGACGTGCGCGTGCAGCTCGACCCCGGTTCCTTCGGGCGCGGCCAGATGATTCGCCGCGACCCGGACACCGGCGTGCTGGAGGGAGGAACGGAAAGCCGCACGGACGGACACATCGCGCTCTGGTGA
- a CDS encoding carbohydrate kinase family protein, protein MKFYVIGDVTVDHLYHLDRLPAPGKEVTPKRSTMQPGGSGGTISVTLARLGHTVTLAARVGDDPFAEFALAEIKASGVSLSAIQKDPEHLTSTITVMQTSGGQRAMISDGAANRQLDPAKLKKKDVESADALIISAYSLTEGPQREYAQKAIEIARGAKKPVPVFIDLGTGAVEKVGTGLVAEVRGADYLTLNQHELLALTGTRSLSAGLARLAEAGVERVAVKVGKMGSVVWTPEDTELVDAVLPEGTVVDTTGAGDTFTAAFAHAVLSGLPLTQAARVANAAGALAATAVGAQSKPILVGDLERVAQSK, encoded by the coding sequence GTGAAGTTTTACGTCATCGGCGACGTGACTGTTGACCATCTGTACCACCTCGACCGCCTGCCTGCCCCTGGCAAGGAAGTCACCCCCAAACGCTCCACCATGCAGCCGGGCGGCTCGGGCGGCACCATCAGCGTGACGCTGGCGCGCCTCGGGCACACTGTTACCCTGGCGGCCCGCGTGGGCGACGACCCCTTTGCCGAGTTCGCGCTGGCCGAAATCAAGGCGAGCGGCGTGAGCCTGAGCGCCATTCAGAAAGACCCCGAGCACCTCACGAGCACCATCACGGTCATGCAGACCTCGGGCGGGCAGCGCGCCATGATCAGCGACGGGGCCGCCAACCGGCAGCTCGACCCCGCCAAGCTGAAGAAAAAAGACGTGGAAAGCGCCGACGCCCTCATCATCAGCGCCTACAGCCTGACCGAGGGGCCGCAGCGCGAGTACGCGCAAAAGGCGATTGAGATTGCCCGCGGGGCGAAAAAGCCCGTGCCTGTCTTTATCGACCTCGGCACCGGCGCGGTGGAAAAGGTCGGCACTGGTCTGGTGGCTGAGGTGCGCGGCGCCGACTACCTCACCCTCAACCAGCACGAGCTGCTCGCCCTGACCGGCACCCGCAGCCTCAGTGCGGGCCTGGCGCGCCTCGCCGAAGCGGGCGTGGAGCGCGTGGCCGTCAAGGTGGGCAAGATGGGCAGCGTGGTCTGGACCCCCGAAGACACCGAACTGGTGGACGCCGTGCTGCCCGAAGGCACCGTGGTGGACACCACCGGCGCGGGCGACACTTTTACTGCCGCCTTTGCCCACGCGGTCCTCAGTGGCCTGCCGCTCACGCAGGCGGCGCGGGTCGCCAACGCGGCTGGGGCACTGGCCGCCACTGCCGTGGGCGCACAGAGCAAGCCGATTCTGGTCGGGGACCTCGAGCGGGTGGCGCAAAGCAAGTAG
- the rsmA gene encoding 16S rRNA (adenine(1518)-N(6)/adenine(1519)-N(6))-dimethyltransferase RsmA, producing the protein MTPNPMTNDLPDPAAAPDSAPLYSPARVRALLAAHGLKPTKSLGQNFLIDGNILRAIAEAGGAAPGENVLEIGPGLGVLTREVASRGARVTALEKDERLRPVLAETLAGLDVNVIWGDALDFDYAALPAGTRVIANLPYYITGLLLTRFMQAPGVVSATVLVQKEVAQRLVAQPGQDNYGFLSAVAALYGSVKHVRDVPKGAFFPAPDVTSSVVRLDFDRTRPQPDPAFVSFVDNALRYRRKTLRNNLRMMGHSGEAIDAALSDLGLRPDVRAEDVPLSGLRAVAAALGVVR; encoded by the coding sequence ATGACCCCCAACCCTATGACCAACGACCTGCCTGACCCTGCCGCTGCCCCCGACTCCGCGCCCCTCTATTCCCCGGCCCGCGTGCGCGCCCTGCTCGCCGCGCATGGCCTCAAGCCCACCAAGAGCCTAGGGCAGAATTTTCTGATTGACGGCAACATCCTGCGCGCCATTGCCGAGGCGGGCGGCGCCGCGCCGGGGGAAAATGTACTGGAAATCGGCCCCGGTCTCGGCGTGCTGACCCGTGAGGTGGCGAGCCGGGGGGCGCGGGTCACGGCGCTGGAAAAAGACGAGCGGCTGCGGCCCGTGCTGGCCGAGACATTGGCGGGACTCGACGTAAACGTCATCTGGGGCGACGCGCTGGATTTCGACTACGCGGCGCTGCCTGCGGGCACCCGCGTCATCGCCAACCTGCCTTACTACATTACCGGGCTGCTGCTCACGCGCTTTATGCAGGCGCCCGGCGTGGTGTCGGCCACCGTGCTGGTGCAAAAGGAAGTCGCGCAGCGGTTGGTCGCGCAACCGGGGCAGGACAACTACGGCTTTCTGAGCGCGGTGGCGGCTCTCTACGGCAGCGTCAAGCATGTACGCGACGTGCCCAAGGGCGCCTTTTTCCCCGCGCCCGACGTGACGAGCAGTGTGGTGCGGCTCGACTTTGACCGCACGCGCCCGCAGCCCGACCCGGCGTTCGTGTCGTTCGTGGACAACGCGCTGAGATACCGCCGCAAGACCCTGCGCAATAACCTGCGGATGATGGGCCACAGCGGCGAGGCGATTGACGCGGCGCTCTCTGACCTCGGCCTGCGCCCCGATGTCCGGGCCGAGGACGTGCCGCTGAGTGGACTGCGGGCCGTTGCCGCCGCGTTGGGCGTGGTACGGTAA
- a CDS encoding tetratricopeptide repeat protein — protein MLHALREEEGAARARFEEALTHDAGHYRARMNIGNLDLEAGRLPEAEAAYREVLKLAPEYDGAHHNLGVALRRQGKLYESVGSIRKAQRLGVSGARAAAKEDMQEQLRLNPHLRWIRAAIFIGVLLLLGVLLWLNRGRA, from the coding sequence GTGCTGCACGCGCTGCGCGAGGAGGAGGGGGCCGCCCGCGCCCGCTTCGAGGAAGCGCTGACCCACGACGCCGGGCACTACCGCGCCCGCATGAACATCGGCAACCTGGACCTCGAAGCCGGGCGACTGCCCGAGGCCGAGGCCGCCTACCGCGAGGTGCTGAAGCTCGCGCCCGAGTACGACGGGGCCCACCACAATCTCGGCGTGGCGCTGCGGCGGCAGGGCAAGCTGTACGAGTCGGTGGGCTCTATTCGCAAGGCCCAACGCCTCGGCGTGAGCGGTGCCCGGGCCGCCGCCAAGGAAGACATGCAGGAGCAGCTGCGCCTCAACCCCCACCTGCGCTGGATTCGCGCGGCCATTTTTATCGGCGTCCTGCTGCTGCTCGGGGTGCTGCTGTGGCTCAACCGGGGCCGGGCGTGA
- a CDS encoding bifunctional ADP-dependent NAD(P)H-hydrate dehydratase/NAD(P)H-hydrate epimerase: MSEPVLSPAGVKALDARLEKAGLLELAMEEAGRAVAAAAQECCPAGRVLLLAGGGANGGDALVAARHLFALGRDVAVLALPAKHPLTRSNRRRLARIGVEVAPLTPASLRRELKTAALVVDGLLGTGFTPPLRAPLAELVAQVNASGVPTLAIDLPTGLDALTSEVSGDPLRAAWTVTLSGLKPALLFGPAAYLAGEVTLADLRSPPDWALEEALASRPTDAEIAALLPVRHADAHKGTAGRVWVVGGHPGTVGAAALAGVAALRAGSGLVTIHSATDVPLVMPELMMRCHADLSAALMEMPEEQRPDALCVGMGLGPDAASIARQLLGWRLPTVLDADALQPELAGAGHDACIWTPHPGEAARLLGTSTPDIARDPIAAARALQEKFGGVVVVKGGPSVIAHTGGVWVSRGGHPGMASAGMGDTLSGLLASLLGQGLSAPDAALAGVTLHARAGELAGAKHGYGLTATDVSAELGRAWLGLVGG, from the coding sequence GTGAGCGAGCCGGTCCTCTCCCCCGCTGGTGTGAAAGCGCTGGACGCCCGCCTGGAAAAAGCAGGCCTGCTGGAACTGGCGATGGAGGAAGCGGGCCGGGCAGTGGCCGCCGCCGCGCAGGAATGCTGTCCGGCGGGCCGGGTGCTGCTCCTCGCCGGGGGCGGAGCGAACGGTGGCGACGCACTGGTGGCCGCCCGGCACCTGTTCGCGCTGGGCCGGGATGTGGCGGTGCTGGCCCTGCCTGCCAAACATCCCCTCACCCGCAGCAACCGCAGGCGGCTGGCCCGGATAGGCGTGGAGGTAGCGCCCCTGACCCCCGCCAGCCTGCGCCGCGAACTCAAAACGGCGGCACTGGTGGTGGACGGGCTGCTCGGTACGGGCTTCACCCCGCCGCTGCGAGCGCCGCTGGCCGAACTGGTCGCGCAAGTCAATGCGTCAGGCGTGCCCACGCTGGCGATTGACCTCCCGACGGGCCTGGACGCCCTGACGAGCGAGGTGAGCGGCGACCCCCTGCGCGCCGCCTGGACGGTGACGCTCTCGGGCCTGAAACCCGCGCTGCTGTTCGGGCCTGCCGCGTATCTCGCCGGGGAAGTCACGCTGGCCGACCTGCGCTCGCCGCCCGATTGGGCACTGGAAGAAGCCCTGGCGAGTCGCCCCACCGACGCTGAAATTGCCGCGCTGCTCCCCGTCCGGCACGCCGACGCGCACAAGGGCACGGCGGGCCGGGTGTGGGTGGTCGGCGGGCACCCCGGCACGGTGGGGGCAGCGGCCCTCGCCGGCGTCGCGGCGCTGCGGGCGGGGTCGGGGCTGGTGACGATACACTCGGCGACGGACGTGCCGCTGGTCATGCCCGAACTGATGATGCGCTGCCACGCCGACCTGAGCGCGGCACTCATGGAGATGCCCGAGGAGCAGCGGCCTGACGCCCTATGCGTGGGCATGGGCCTGGGGCCGGACGCGGCCAGCATCGCGCGGCAGCTCCTCGGCTGGCGGCTCCCCACTGTGCTGGACGCCGACGCTCTGCAACCGGAACTGGCGGGCGCGGGCCACGACGCCTGCATCTGGACGCCGCACCCCGGCGAGGCGGCGCGGCTGCTCGGCACGTCCACCCCGGACATTGCCCGCGACCCCATCGCGGCGGCGCGGGCCTTGCAGGAGAAGTTCGGCGGCGTGGTCGTCGTCAAGGGCGGCCCGAGCGTCATTGCCCACACGGGCGGCGTCTGGGTCAGCCGGGGCGGGCATCCCGGCATGGCGAGCGCGGGCATGGGCGACACGCTTTCAGGGCTGCTCGCTTCACTGCTCGGGCAGGGCTTGAGTGCGCCGGACGCCGCGCTCGCCGGAGTCACGCTGCACGCCCGCGCCGGAGAACTCGCTGGGGCGAAGCATGGGTATGGGTTGACGGCAACGGACGTGAGCGCAGAACTGGGGAGGGCATGGCTGGGGCTGGTGGGCGGCTGA
- a CDS encoding type II toxin-antitoxin system VapC family toxin, translating to MTLALDTNILSAIFRAEETAEAVLGVLEAQPPGTLVVSGAAFSEFLASPNIAEASAFAFLRDTGVRADWQMDEDLWLCAARAFRGYSVRRRQSGGGQPRRILADFMIGAHALLRADALVTLDPQHYRLNFPELRVINPAEG from the coding sequence ATGACGCTGGCGCTGGATACCAATATCCTATCGGCCATTTTCCGGGCAGAGGAGACGGCAGAGGCGGTGCTGGGCGTACTGGAAGCTCAGCCACCGGGTACCCTGGTGGTCAGTGGCGCGGCATTCAGTGAATTTCTGGCTTCCCCGAACATTGCCGAGGCCAGCGCGTTTGCCTTTCTGCGTGATACCGGTGTACGGGCAGACTGGCAGATGGATGAAGACCTTTGGCTCTGTGCTGCACGGGCTTTTCGGGGCTATTCGGTCAGGCGGCGGCAAAGTGGAGGTGGACAGCCGCGCCGGATTCTGGCGGACTTCATGATTGGTGCTCATGCTTTGCTGCGGGCGGACGCACTCGTTACCCTTGACCCGCAGCACTATCGCCTGAATTTTCCCGAGTTACGGGTTATCAATCCTGCTGAGGGATAA